A segment of the Zingiber officinale cultivar Zhangliang chromosome 8B, Zo_v1.1, whole genome shotgun sequence genome:
ACCTAACGCCtgtgtacctatatttacctccctccatattcgtACGATCGATACTAGGGAACCGTTAATGTAACGGatctataatttttttcatatgTTTCATTATTCTATAAATGATTCTTCCCAACATCACCGCAAAAATCAAATGCATTCTTTTATCTTGTTATTCAATCTAATGAAATCAAGACTTTGTAATAATTATTCCGGGGATAAATAGACGGGAGATCAAATCAACTGATAACCTTAATCTCTAGAGTCCACAACAACATTTCATCAATGAAATTAAATAGTGCCTAAGTCCCCTTCACTTGTAGCAAATCAGGGAAAACAAAGATCTCAATGAAATAATGCCCAAGTTCTCTCCATCACTTGTAGTATATTAGAGCATACAAAGAGTTCTAGTGTGGAAATGAACACTTGCTATTATTCTTGGCAGCAGTAGGCGAAAGGCTGAACATCCAGCTATACCTTCACAGCTACAAAAAGAACAGACGATCTCTTGGTGCTGAAATTATCCATTAGACAACTTCATCATCTTGAGCTGTTCTTGCCAGGAAGAACATTCTCTACAAAAGGGGCACAGATGCAACAAGATACCATCTCTTCGTCATGTTCCTCAGCAGAGTCACACGTTAGGCTCTTGATTGCTGCATACTCCAATTCCTCATGCAAAAATGATTTTGCAAATCGCACATTTCTGTCTACTGGAGTCATCCCAATTAAAGTGCCCAGCGTGATGCTATGATCTTGAAAGAAGGATTTTGTTGACTGAATTCAAAATACATGAAATGATTAATAATGCAGTGGTGTCATAATCATTGAGCTTATCGTAGTATCATGTaagaattattaaataaataaacaaaatgaTAATAGGACATACGATAGTATCAAGTTCAGAAGAAGAATAGGAGGGAAAACTATCTGAATGTCTGTTAAGTGAATTTGTTGCGACTGTGGGAGCTTGTAAGCACTCCATATTCCTCAGTCTGAAGGTCAAGCTCTCAAGTCCGAAAGGCCAACCACCAAGTGCATTTTCAACCTGAAAAACATTCATCTGAATACATCAGTTTCTTTAGTTCAAAGTGAGATTTTTATTGGACAAGTGAGGCAAAATGCAGCCATCGAATCAACGTACACAACAAGGTTACTGTATCTCTTTTAGTTACAATTGCACGACATAGTTTTGTAATTACATTGTGAGCTACGTGCAACATCTATATAAGTGCCTCCATTTGACTTGGTCTGAGGAATGCAAAATGTTATTTGAGCTAAAGGAATAAATTAAGATCGGGATCAGTTGATGGTTTTATTGGAAGCTAAAGGAAGATACTGGAGTACACGACGTGTCTTGAATTTGATGGTTTTATTGGAAAGCTAAAGGAAGATACACTGGAGTACAGGACGTGTCTTGAATGCAACGCCATGATGATTGCATGATGTTTAACTTTGCGGAAAAAGCCTCCATGAGAGGCCTACCTATACTGAGGAGGGGAAGATACAATAAGACAATATGAAGGAGCATTTCTCCCATGAGAATGCTCCCAAATTCCACAAGAATAAAACCATTATCACC
Coding sequences within it:
- the LOC122017117 gene encoding uncharacterized protein LOC122017117; translation: MAAQVENALGGWPFGLESLTFRLRNMECLQAPTVATNSLNRHSDSFPSYSSSELDTISTKSFFQDHSITLGTLIGMTPVDRNVRFAKSFLHEELEYAAIKSLTCDSAEEHDEEMVSCCICAPFVENVLPGKNSSR